A stretch of DNA from Planococcus antarcticus DSM 14505:
AACCCCAACACCCTGGAGTCCATGCTATTCAGACGATTATCCCCTAAAACATAATAGAATTCAGCAGGCACGGTAAATTCCTCAAAATCCTCAGTTAGTCTTACAGTTCCCTGCTGCTCCACTATTTTTCGGTTCTTATCCAAATAAGGCTCAGCTTCAGCCCTACCATTGACAAATAGTTGATCGTCTTCCATGGAAATGCGGTCACCTGGAACACCAATTACCCGCTTAATAAAATTGACTCCATTTGGTGCGGTGAAGACAATCATATCAAAATTTTCTATTGTATAAATTTTCATCAGTACGACCTTGTCATCATCTTCGAATGTGGGCATCATGGATTCGCCGTGAACAGCCACGGGTTCAAACAAGAAATGCCGTGACATCAGAACAATGAGCACTGTCAAAAAGATGACCCGCATCCAGGAAATAGATTCTTTTACCGGATCTTCATACACATTGTTCCCTCCTACTCGTTGCTAATTCTTTTTATTATAATACGACTTCTACTTCATGCATACTTTTGGTGTTTCACGATTCCAATGACCACTTTCCGAAAAGATGAGCGCAAGAGCATCTTGAAAGTTGAAAAGAGTGGCATCCCATTTTATCAATCACCATTCCAACCCGCTTATCCGTTTTCTTTATAGTCCACTGGCGTCTGAATCGTCAGACTTTTGAGCCCGTCGCAATTATATGTTACACTCAATAAAAAATGTAGGTGATTAGAATGGTAGGAAGAAATGAACCCTGTCCATGCGGCAGCGGCAAAAAATACAAAAAATGTCACGGAAAACAGCAAACTGTGTCCATCAATGATTTGGTGAATGAAGAACTGTTCAAAGTACGCCAGCAGTTCTTCTCGGAAAATCCGAATCAGGAGCAACTCGCCGATTTTCGTGAACTTCAACAGGCATGGCAGCCACGCTTGATGCAGTCCATGGCTGAAAACGATGCGCAAGCATTTGTTATCGAGAATTTCCTGTTCATGAAAAAGCCAGAACTATGGGAAGACTTTTTGGCTAAACAAATTGAGCTATCCCAACGCCCTTCAACTAAAGAAGTGCTTG
This window harbors:
- the lepB gene encoding signal peptidase I, whose product is MYEDPVKESISWMRVIFLTVLIVLMSRHFLFEPVAVHGESMMPTFEDDDKVVLMKIYTIENFDMIVFTAPNGVNFIKRVIGVPGDRISMEDDQLFVNGRAEAEPYLDKNRKIVEQQGTVRLTEDFEEFTVPAEFYYVLGDNRLNSMDSRVLGFISKDSIVGEVKVRLSPLEHVGIVE